In Dehalococcoidia bacterium, one DNA window encodes the following:
- a CDS encoding transglutaminase domain-containing protein has product MREASDSPSEGDGGRRSRTGRFLGWFFSWEDWLTLAIVMIVFLSVVGSIDSAEWVDDMPSLYPIAAFGLLLAFFLARTRLPELVAHLLAVILGSAAILRQVLAALPEGGFRERADEMVRRMDAWIDALTLGGINNDNFPFILIVVTLTGIAAYVSSWSIFRWRSPWVGLVPGGIALLFNISYLPGQFSPAFVVYLVGAVLLVMRMHFQGKMRDWKRRGVPYPRYLHFSSLHGALWASLLLIGAAWLMPLADKTAAFEPLWEPWTQPLANKVAGLSRVFAAVEGKKGPPTHRFESFLPFRTYIGKGRGSLMTVESSRYGFLRGLVYEVYTSSGWEMAEREDQPLDERLELIARTLEQATDTHRQAVPVKVTTEVELPVFLAFGEPLAVQDIPAKAEYGGDPSDVTALKPEGTITAGTSYVATGLVSTASVGALRRAGDDYPDWVEERYLQLPDDLPEPIGELARALTSGHDNAYDKARAVEEYLRDYPHEFTSESPPADEDAVEYFLFEQKRGHALYHASAMVVMLRSVGIPSRLAAGFTLRPDDDPTTDIYRVHAADAFAWPEVYFPGLGWIEFSPAPVQPRVARLDEEMSMLPKEQPSLEGLLGLEYFNAQQERAPPAHPFTPTSVSESDDTTFWVVLGVVMGIALLTGGSAAGLAYAWNRGLSELSPPERVWEKTLRLASWAGLPRRATQTPREYVRDLQAGLPEVGDLPFLLQTYERARFGRKPVTTEEGARLETLWAELRSRLLRRILRLGGER; this is encoded by the coding sequence ATGCGAGAAGCCAGCGATAGTCCCAGCGAAGGCGATGGCGGCCGGAGGAGCCGGACGGGCCGGTTCCTCGGCTGGTTCTTTTCATGGGAGGACTGGCTCACGCTGGCGATCGTCATGATCGTCTTCTTGAGCGTCGTCGGGTCTATCGACAGCGCTGAGTGGGTCGACGATATGCCCTCCCTCTACCCCATCGCCGCGTTCGGCCTGCTGCTCGCCTTCTTCCTCGCCCGAACGCGACTGCCGGAGCTCGTCGCGCACCTGTTGGCGGTCATCCTCGGGAGCGCGGCGATTCTACGGCAGGTGCTGGCCGCGCTGCCGGAAGGAGGCTTTCGGGAACGGGCGGATGAGATGGTGCGGCGCATGGACGCCTGGATCGACGCCCTCACCCTGGGCGGGATCAATAACGATAACTTTCCCTTCATCCTCATCGTCGTGACCCTTACCGGGATCGCCGCGTACGTATCGTCGTGGAGCATCTTCCGCTGGCGCAGCCCCTGGGTCGGCCTCGTGCCGGGAGGTATCGCGCTTCTCTTCAACATCAGCTATCTTCCGGGGCAATTCAGTCCCGCCTTCGTCGTCTACCTCGTCGGCGCGGTCCTGCTGGTCATGCGGATGCACTTCCAGGGGAAGATGCGCGACTGGAAGCGGCGGGGGGTCCCCTATCCACGCTATCTTCACTTCTCTTCGCTGCACGGGGCGCTCTGGGCCTCGCTCCTCCTGATCGGCGCCGCCTGGCTCATGCCGCTCGCAGACAAGACGGCGGCGTTCGAGCCGCTGTGGGAGCCGTGGACGCAGCCGCTGGCGAACAAAGTGGCGGGGCTGAGCCGCGTCTTCGCCGCCGTCGAGGGGAAGAAGGGGCCGCCGACCCATCGCTTTGAATCGTTCCTGCCGTTCCGGACGTACATAGGCAAGGGACGGGGCAGCCTCATGACCGTGGAGTCGTCGCGCTACGGCTTCCTGCGCGGCCTGGTGTACGAGGTTTACACGTCGAGCGGGTGGGAGATGGCGGAGCGAGAAGACCAGCCGCTCGACGAACGCCTGGAATTGATCGCCCGAACGCTCGAGCAGGCAACGGATACTCACCGCCAGGCGGTCCCCGTGAAGGTGACGACGGAGGTGGAACTGCCCGTGTTCCTTGCGTTCGGCGAGCCGCTGGCGGTGCAGGACATCCCCGCAAAGGCGGAGTACGGCGGCGATCCCTCAGACGTGACGGCGCTGAAGCCTGAGGGGACGATCACTGCGGGGACCTCCTACGTGGCCACCGGCCTGGTGTCGACCGCGTCCGTAGGCGCCTTGCGCCGCGCCGGTGACGACTATCCCGACTGGGTGGAGGAGCGCTATCTGCAACTGCCTGACGACCTGCCGGAACCGATTGGCGAGCTGGCGCGCGCTTTGACCTCCGGCCACGACAACGCCTACGACAAGGCCCGCGCTGTTGAGGAGTATCTGCGCGATTACCCGCACGAGTTTACCTCCGAGAGCCCTCCCGCGGACGAGGACGCCGTCGAGTACTTTCTCTTCGAGCAGAAGCGCGGCCACGCCCTCTACCACGCATCGGCGATGGTCGTGATGCTGCGCAGCGTCGGCATTCCCTCGCGGCTGGCGGCGGGCTTCACACTGCGGCCGGACGACGACCCGACAACCGACATCTATCGCGTCCACGCCGCCGACGCGTTCGCTTGGCCGGAGGTCTACTTCCCTGGCCTGGGCTGGATCGAGTTCAGTCCCGCGCCCGTGCAGCCGCGGGTGGCCCGCCTCGACGAGGAAATGTCGATGCTCCCCAAGGAGCAGCCGTCGCTGGAAGGGCTGCTGGGACTGGAGTACTTCAATGCGCAGCAGGAACGGGCGCCACCCGCACATCCCTTCACGCCCACTTCCGTTTCGGAAAGCGACGACACCACCTTCTGGGTCGTCCTCGGGGTGGTGATGGGCATTGCACTCCTTACGGGCGGATCGGCGGCGGGCCTGGCCTACGCCTGGAACCGGGGCCTATCGGAGCTCAGCCCGCCGGAGCGGGTATGGGAGAAGACGCTGCGTCTGGCTTCCTGGGCGGGCCTTCCCCGCAGGGCCACGCAGACGCCGCGGGAGTACGTGCGCGACCTGCAGGCCGGGCTGCCGGAGGTGGGCGATCTGCCGTTCCTGCTCCAAACGTACGAGCGCGCGCGCTTCGGGAGGAAGCCTGTGACGACGGAGGAGGGAGCAAGGCTGGAAACGCTGTGGGCGGAGTTGCGATCGCGGTTGCTGCGGCGTATTCTGCGCCTGGGGGGTGAGCGATGA
- a CDS encoding DUF58 domain-containing protein encodes MKPLSAAFTLVFRRYRSLTVLIVILVASLVSAFATGFWLPSRLAYVIAAAIPLCYLWARVNMWGVSAEAERRVDRLEQGQAFEERLFVRNRNFLGKLWLEVDDPSDLPGHVAGRVLGLRRGETRSWKVTTRCERRGVFTLGPVTVSSGDPFGVFRLTRSFGHSRSILVYPKALDLTSFYLPPAQLTGEKRLRRATHHVTPNAAGIRAYEFGDSFSRIHWPSTARTGDLMVKLFEMDPASDVWLVLDMEKKAHAGKGEQSTEEYVIRIAASVARYFFRANRSVGLIAFDGKLTVIEPERGLHHHVRILESLAVMKAAGDVPLAELLPKEGKRFGRQTTVLTITPSAQEDWVAVLKAMGERGGRLACVLLEASTFGDAPDSLVVFGALAAADIHTFMIKRSDDLLTALTSGSETGGRMSAGVGNARSQR; translated from the coding sequence ATGAAGCCGCTGTCTGCCGCTTTCACCCTGGTCTTCCGCCGCTACCGGTCGCTGACCGTGCTGATCGTGATCCTCGTAGCCTCCCTCGTCTCGGCGTTCGCGACCGGATTCTGGCTGCCGTCGCGCCTCGCCTACGTCATCGCCGCCGCGATACCGCTGTGCTACCTTTGGGCGCGCGTCAACATGTGGGGCGTCAGCGCCGAGGCAGAACGTAGGGTCGACCGGCTGGAGCAGGGCCAGGCGTTTGAGGAGCGGCTCTTCGTCCGTAACCGCAACTTTCTGGGCAAGCTGTGGCTGGAGGTGGACGACCCCTCGGACCTGCCGGGTCACGTCGCGGGCCGGGTGCTCGGGCTCAGGCGCGGGGAGACGCGCTCATGGAAGGTGACGACGAGATGCGAGCGGCGCGGCGTCTTCACCCTCGGCCCCGTGACCGTGAGCAGCGGCGACCCCTTCGGCGTGTTCCGCCTCACGCGCAGCTTCGGGCACTCGCGAAGCATCCTCGTCTACCCGAAGGCGCTCGACCTCACGAGCTTCTACCTTCCGCCCGCACAGCTCACGGGCGAGAAGCGGTTGCGGCGCGCCACACATCACGTGACGCCGAACGCCGCCGGCATCCGCGCGTACGAGTTCGGCGACAGCTTCAGCCGTATCCACTGGCCGAGCACGGCAAGGACGGGCGATCTCATGGTGAAGCTGTTCGAGATGGACCCCGCCAGCGATGTCTGGCTCGTGCTGGACATGGAGAAGAAGGCGCACGCCGGCAAGGGAGAGCAAAGCACGGAGGAGTACGTCATACGCATCGCCGCCTCCGTGGCGCGCTACTTCTTCCGCGCCAACCGCTCTGTCGGGCTCATCGCCTTCGACGGGAAGCTCACCGTCATCGAGCCGGAGCGGGGGCTCCACCACCACGTCCGCATACTGGAATCGCTTGCGGTCATGAAGGCGGCCGGCGACGTGCCGCTGGCGGAGCTGCTTCCCAAAGAAGGCAAGCGCTTCGGCCGCCAGACAACAGTGCTGACGATCACGCCCTCCGCGCAGGAGGACTGGGTCGCCGTCCTCAAGGCGATGGGCGAAAGAGGAGGGAGACTGGCGTGCGTGCTGCTTGAGGCGAGCACCTTCGGCGACGCCCCCGATTCCCTCGTCGTCTTCGGCGCGCTGGCCGCCGCCGACATCCACACGTTCATGATCAAGCGCTCGGACGACCTTCTTACCGCCTTGACCTCTGGCAGCGAGACCGGCGGCAGGATGAGCGCGGGAGTGGGCAATGCGAGAAGCCAGCGATAG
- a CDS encoding MoxR family ATPase: MNDDPKHIADRIINNVEKVIIGKRSEIELVVIALICRGHALIEDVPGVGKTMLARSLARSTGCSFKRIQFTPDVLPSDVTGVSVYNQKTGDFEFRPGPIVAQVVLADEINRATPKTQSALLEAMEERQITVEGVTRPLPRPFLVMATQNPVEYEGTFPLPEAQLDRFLVRVHLGYPSHSDEITIMEQQQRSHPIETLEQVTDADEILEVQQAATEVYVDALIKQYIVALVNETRKHEAVYLGASPRGSLALFHASQALALLRGRDYVLPDDVKELTVPTLAHRVIVSPTARVKNVAPGDVIAACMTRVPVPGARARGGYGR; the protein is encoded by the coding sequence GTGAACGACGACCCCAAACACATCGCCGACCGCATTATCAACAATGTCGAGAAGGTCATTATCGGGAAACGCAGCGAGATCGAGCTCGTTGTCATCGCCCTCATCTGCCGCGGCCACGCCCTCATCGAAGACGTGCCCGGCGTCGGCAAGACGATGCTCGCCCGCAGCCTCGCTCGCTCCACCGGCTGCTCCTTCAAGCGCATTCAGTTCACTCCCGACGTCCTGCCCAGCGACGTCACCGGCGTCTCCGTCTACAACCAGAAGACCGGCGATTTCGAGTTCCGGCCCGGCCCTATCGTGGCCCAGGTGGTCCTCGCCGACGAGATCAACCGCGCGACCCCGAAAACGCAGTCCGCGCTCCTGGAAGCGATGGAGGAGCGACAGATCACCGTCGAAGGCGTAACGCGCCCGCTGCCGCGGCCCTTCCTGGTGATGGCGACGCAGAACCCCGTGGAATACGAAGGCACGTTTCCCCTGCCGGAGGCCCAGCTCGACCGCTTTCTCGTCCGCGTGCATCTCGGCTATCCGTCGCACAGCGATGAAATAACGATCATGGAACAGCAGCAGCGCTCACATCCCATCGAGACGCTGGAGCAAGTAACCGACGCCGATGAGATCCTCGAAGTCCAGCAGGCGGCGACGGAAGTGTACGTTGATGCGCTCATCAAGCAGTACATCGTCGCGCTCGTCAACGAGACCCGAAAGCATGAGGCGGTCTACCTGGGCGCTTCGCCGCGAGGCTCGCTGGCGCTGTTCCACGCCTCGCAGGCCCTCGCCCTCCTCCGCGGCCGCGACTACGTCCTGCCCGACGACGTGAAAGAGCTTACCGTTCCCACGCTCGCTCACCGGGTGATCGTGAGTCCCACCGCTCGTGTCAAGAACGTCGCCCCCGGCGACGTCATCGCCGCCTGCATGACGCGCGTGCCCGTGCCGGGAGCGCGCGCCCGCGGCGGCTACGGCCGCTAG
- a CDS encoding class I SAM-dependent methyltransferase — MDGRKPDINYRIEQFPLYEERQTHFYLHRTEAAVIEVVGRAGERGANRRRLLDVGCGLGTQAAKLWLRGWEPHGMDASDSMLRLGQYRYRVVHKTVRAVRAIAENLPYRDATFDAVMCQGAMDHFADPYAFVEEAARVLKPGGRLIIALANYESLSCRIGLTVNRMMGYIGVTTPPRYRFWTIPEDHTFRGSYAFLKRLARGRLRLLRMKGASMFLFLPPWRGFLEMLPFAAASAVFRVVDRIAWTFPTTADVVIGVWQKEEVSERARWREALAEWKRRSSAVPSYLERR; from the coding sequence GTGGACGGCAGAAAGCCCGATATCAACTACCGGATCGAGCAGTTCCCGCTCTACGAGGAACGTCAGACCCACTTCTATCTCCACCGCACCGAAGCGGCCGTCATCGAAGTGGTCGGGCGGGCAGGGGAGCGCGGCGCCAACCGCCGCCGCCTGCTCGACGTCGGGTGCGGGCTCGGCACGCAGGCGGCGAAACTCTGGCTCCGAGGCTGGGAGCCGCACGGCATGGACGCCTCCGACTCCATGCTCAGGTTGGGGCAGTACCGCTACCGCGTCGTGCACAAGACGGTGCGCGCCGTCCGCGCCATCGCCGAGAACCTCCCCTATCGTGACGCCACGTTCGACGCCGTCATGTGCCAGGGGGCGATGGACCACTTCGCCGATCCCTATGCGTTCGTCGAGGAAGCCGCGCGCGTCCTCAAGCCCGGCGGCCGCCTGATTATCGCCCTCGCCAACTACGAGAGCCTGTCCTGCCGCATCGGCCTGACAGTGAACCGCATGATGGGCTACATAGGCGTGACGACTCCGCCTAGGTACCGCTTCTGGACCATACCGGAAGACCACACCTTCAGAGGGAGCTACGCTTTTCTGAAGCGGCTCGCGCGCGGCCGGCTACGGCTGCTGAGGATGAAGGGCGCGTCGATGTTCCTCTTCCTGCCGCCGTGGCGCGGCTTTCTCGAAATGCTGCCGTTCGCCGCCGCTTCCGCCGTCTTCCGCGTCGTCGACCGCATTGCCTGGACGTTTCCCACCACTGCCGACGTCGTAATAGGAGTGTGGCAGAAGGAAGAGGTCAGCGAGAGAGCGCGCTGGCGAGAAGCTCTGGCTGAGTGGAAGAGACGAAGTAGCGCCGTGCCTTCTTATCTCGAGCGACGGTAA
- a CDS encoding metallopeptidase family protein, with protein MDRERFLGLVEQALLALPEQFRDKLSNIDIQVEDYPSADDLRAARARGRTLLGLYRGVPLTRRGVSYNLVPPDRIVIFQRPIERVSGSDEEVVERVGRVVRHEIAHHFGIDDESLRRMGVY; from the coding sequence ATGGACAGAGAGCGGTTCCTGGGACTGGTCGAGCAGGCGCTCCTCGCCCTCCCCGAGCAGTTCCGCGACAAGCTGTCGAACATCGACATCCAGGTGGAGGACTACCCCTCGGCCGACGACCTGCGGGCAGCGAGAGCGCGCGGCAGAACGCTCCTCGGGCTCTACCGGGGCGTGCCGCTCACCCGGCGCGGCGTCAGCTACAACCTCGTCCCTCCCGACCGCATCGTCATCTTCCAGCGCCCCATCGAGAGGGTTTCGGGGAGCGACGAAGAAGTGGTCGAGCGCGTGGGGCGCGTCGTGCGGCACGAGATCGCGCACCACTTCGGGATCGACGACGAGAGCCTGCGCCGCATGGGCGTGTACTGA
- a CDS encoding MATE family efflux transporter encodes MAQVPGFALGTAGTAMVGQFLGARLPGLAERAGRVARNWTVLTMVTLGAVVALFAPWIVRVFVDDPEVVDIGANCLRVFALAFPMMGVGTALSGALRGAGDVRYVLAVLTVTAWTVRIPAAFLFAHVLGLGAPGAWLGAVAEQNARGALIWRRFNAGAWKLKEV; translated from the coding sequence ATCGCGCAGGTGCCGGGGTTCGCGCTCGGCACGGCGGGCACCGCGATGGTGGGGCAGTTCCTGGGCGCGCGCCTCCCCGGCCTGGCGGAACGGGCGGGAAGGGTGGCCCGCAACTGGACGGTGCTGACGATGGTCACGCTCGGGGCGGTGGTCGCGCTCTTCGCGCCCTGGATCGTCCGCGTCTTCGTCGACGACCCGGAGGTGGTCGACATCGGCGCGAACTGCCTGCGGGTCTTCGCCCTGGCGTTCCCGATGATGGGCGTGGGGACGGCGCTTTCGGGCGCGCTGCGCGGCGCCGGCGACGTGCGCTACGTCCTCGCGGTGCTGACGGTGACAGCGTGGACGGTGCGGATCCCGGCCGCTTTTCTGTTCGCGCACGTGCTCGGGCTAGGGGCGCCGGGGGCGTGGCTGGGCGCGGTGGCGGAGCAGAACGCGCGCGGCGCGCTTATCTGGCGCCGCTTCAACGCCGGCGCCTGGAAGCTCAAGGAAGTATAG
- a CDS encoding fibronectin type III domain-containing protein encodes MYGYQQNAIEHWNERAQSWQINSYLADGVRWEPSNPAQVDLVFDAGEESTTYCYFDSQHCLSMEDYGGGYPLAMLHTFPDLNVRVLIWNTDDFDEQLMNPTYPEYIDGVLFYSRLMRHELGHDHFLANADVAGLMCSAFSQQCTPLGAATFDEMTTAEAEFVGRPQPPTSLSVLSVTPTSVQVGFSGASGQTSFNGYRSTSLSSWTQISGISSPYTFSGLTPGTTYNFRIASVGNAGWGESTSFWVTATTAPPPAPSSITSSFVYLGSYNYKNRLTRSAVGGANYYKVCWDTSLSGSFSSCNTVFGTQSDQNMPSGDGTKWYNKVKSCSNSGFCGPLSSDYIMSQQALKDGWNYMFTHYRSGSSTVFQYINWMSYYGVPIGLKLHIKNGSSTGSTTLYNTVCLASGYISNPVYYSTSAFTTHKLGTRGHTIGTYNTCGASSDHSGDAAFNRWGYIPPYTY; translated from the coding sequence ATGTACGGGTATCAGCAGAACGCCATCGAGCACTGGAATGAAAGGGCCCAATCCTGGCAGATAAACTCGTACCTAGCTGACGGGGTGAGGTGGGAGCCGTCGAACCCAGCTCAAGTAGATCTGGTTTTCGACGCTGGAGAAGAGAGCACGACCTACTGTTATTTCGACAGTCAACACTGTCTGAGCATGGAGGACTACGGCGGCGGGTATCCGCTGGCAATGCTGCACACCTTCCCGGACCTGAACGTGCGTGTCCTGATCTGGAACACAGACGACTTTGATGAGCAGTTGATGAACCCCACTTATCCCGAGTATATCGACGGGGTTCTCTTCTATTCTCGCTTGATGCGCCACGAATTGGGCCACGATCACTTCTTGGCCAATGCCGATGTGGCCGGTCTGATGTGCAGCGCTTTCAGTCAGCAATGCACGCCACTCGGCGCGGCCACCTTCGATGAGATGACAACCGCCGAGGCCGAATTCGTAGGGCGTCCTCAACCACCCACGAGTCTGTCCGTGCTGTCCGTGACTCCTACTTCCGTACAGGTCGGCTTTTCCGGGGCCTCCGGCCAAACTTCGTTTAATGGATATCGATCGACGAGTCTCTCAAGTTGGACCCAGATATCGGGGATTTCCTCCCCTTACACGTTCTCCGGGTTGACGCCGGGTACAACATACAACTTTCGAATAGCCTCGGTAGGCAACGCCGGTTGGGGAGAGAGCACGTCATTCTGGGTTACGGCCACTACGGCACCACCCCCCGCGCCATCCAGCATAACCTCCAGCTTCGTCTACCTGGGCAGCTACAACTACAAGAATCGGCTGACGCGGTCAGCCGTAGGTGGGGCCAATTACTATAAGGTGTGTTGGGACACATCCTTGTCCGGCAGCTTCTCCAGCTGCAATACGGTCTTCGGCACGCAGTCGGATCAAAACATGCCGTCCGGCGACGGCACGAAGTGGTACAACAAGGTCAAGAGCTGCTCGAACAGCGGCTTCTGTGGCCCGTTGAGCTCCGACTATATAATGAGCCAGCAGGCGCTGAAAGACGGGTGGAACTACATGTTCACCCACTATCGCAGCGGGAGTTCAACGGTCTTTCAATACATTAACTGGATGAGCTACTACGGGGTGCCGATAGGCCTCAAGCTGCACATTAAGAACGGCTCTTCCACCGGCAGCACCACCCTGTACAACACCGTGTGCCTGGCCTCCGGCTACATCAGCAATCCGGTGTATTACAGCACCTCCGCTTTCACCACCCACAAGCTGGGCACTCGCGGTCACACAATAGGGACCTACAACACCTGCGGCGCGAGCTCTGACCACAGCGGCGATGCCGCGTTCAACCGCTGGGGCTATATCCCGCCTTACACGTATTAG
- a CDS encoding MATE family efflux transporter, with product MTVEDGFAEAAPPAVGIDLREERLRGTLFRLSIPLVAERLSMTVINIVDAVLVGRFVGSDGVAAVGIAGLLFWLPMSGAWAVNVGATVVVARDTGARAFDELERSVRATVAFAVLWGLAVIAFLMPMAGLLMRLMAARPGVLNAGVDYILVSSLGMPFSVLMSAASGCLRGVGNTRTPMIILVIANTVNAVVAFLLISGFLGLPQLGVVAAGAGFASAGFTGGVLALAVIIRGYGPLRFRPTQALRFGAREIKRLLNIGIPVGLEELQFMLAFLVYSRIITGLGTAAAAAHTISLRALEIAQVPGFALGTAGTAMVGQFLGARLPGLAERAGRVARNWTVLTMVTLGAVVALFAPWIVRVFVDDPEVVDIGANCLRVFALAFPMMGVGTALSGALRGAGDVRYVLAVLTVTAWTVRIPAAFLFAHVLGLGAPGAWLGAVAEQNARGALIWRRFNAGAWKLKEV from the coding sequence TTGACCGTTGAGGACGGATTCGCGGAAGCGGCGCCGCCGGCAGTAGGCATAGACCTGCGCGAGGAGCGGCTGCGCGGCACCCTCTTCCGCCTCTCGATTCCCCTCGTCGCCGAGCGGCTGTCGATGACGGTGATCAACATCGTCGACGCCGTGCTCGTCGGCCGCTTCGTCGGCTCCGACGGCGTCGCCGCGGTGGGGATCGCCGGGCTGCTCTTCTGGCTGCCGATGTCGGGCGCGTGGGCCGTTAACGTCGGCGCCACAGTCGTCGTCGCGCGGGACACGGGCGCGCGGGCGTTCGACGAGCTGGAGCGCTCGGTGCGCGCGACGGTCGCGTTCGCGGTCCTCTGGGGACTCGCCGTCATCGCCTTCCTCATGCCGATGGCGGGGCTGCTGATGCGGCTCATGGCAGCGCGACCGGGCGTGCTGAACGCGGGCGTCGACTACATACTCGTCAGCTCGCTGGGGATGCCCTTTTCCGTCCTCATGTCGGCGGCGAGCGGCTGCCTGCGGGGCGTGGGCAATACGCGCACCCCCATGATCATCCTCGTCATCGCGAACACGGTAAACGCCGTCGTCGCCTTCCTGCTGATCAGCGGCTTCCTGGGGTTGCCGCAGCTCGGCGTCGTGGCCGCGGGCGCCGGCTTCGCGAGCGCGGGCTTCACCGGCGGCGTGCTTGCGCTGGCCGTCATCATCCGCGGATACGGGCCGCTGCGCTTCCGCCCGACGCAGGCGCTCCGGTTCGGCGCGCGGGAGATCAAGCGTCTTCTGAACATCGGCATTCCCGTCGGACTCGAGGAGTTGCAGTTCATGCTCGCGTTCCTCGTCTACTCCCGAATCATCACCGGCCTGGGGACGGCCGCCGCCGCCGCGCACACGATATCGCTGCGGGCGCTGGAGATCGCGCAGGTGCCGGGGTTTGCGCTCGGCACGGCGGGCACCGCGATGGTGGGGCAGTTCCTGGGGGCGCGCCTCCCCGGCCTGGCGGAACGGGCGGGAAGGGTGGCCCGCAACTGGACGGTGCTGACGATGGTCACGCTCGGGGCGGTGGTCGCGCTCTTCGCGCCCTGGATCGTCCGCGTCTTCGTCGACGACCCGGAGGTGGTCGATATCGGCGCGAACTGCCTGCGGGTCTTCGCCCTGGCGTTCCCGATGATGGGCGTGGGGACGGCGCTTTCGGGCGCGCTGCGCGGCGCCGGCGACGTGCGCTACGTCCTCGCGGTGCTGACGGTGACAGCGTGGACGGTGCGGATCCCGGCCGCTTTTCTGTTCGCGCACGTGCTCGGGCTAGGGGCGCCGGGGGCGTGGCTGGGCGCGGTGGCGGAGCAGAACGCGCGCGGCGCGCTTATCTGGCGCCGCTTCAACGCCGGCGCCTGGAAGCTCAAGGAAGTATAG
- a CDS encoding MFS transporter, giving the protein MAFAGRKTALSERRPAGAYGWVIVGVAFVAALTEVSFYNPVLGVFVRPLQEEFGWDRLTVSLAVTMGNVGGALVSPLAGAFLDRRGARLPISGGALVMGGSLIAIAFTQALGWFYIFYFLGRATAIGVIDLAVAVAVSNWFIRRRGVAMGIALLGNRAGMALLPLLVQLVVVWAGWRQAWFALGILVLSLTVLPALRYLRRRPEDIGLLPDGDPRETVAPEVPALAPENDWTLPQAVRTPAFWFVTLATSNVFLISGAVNLHQMPHLEDKGLSATLAVGVVAVFAVFGGVGGLIAGMLRDRIGSRWTMALSLITSASGIVLLIHATNPFLAYFYGVWYGLSFGVMVTMMGVIHADYFGRTALGRIRGFVAPVNIAFNAAGPPLAGWAFDVSGSYAPVFWAFAALLLLAFLWMVLASPPKARPSVASV; this is encoded by the coding sequence ATGGCATTCGCGGGCAGAAAGACGGCGCTGTCGGAGCGGAGACCGGCGGGCGCGTACGGATGGGTGATCGTCGGCGTAGCCTTTGTCGCCGCCCTCACCGAGGTCTCCTTCTACAACCCCGTGCTCGGCGTCTTCGTGCGTCCGCTCCAGGAGGAGTTCGGCTGGGACCGGCTCACCGTTTCCCTCGCCGTCACCATGGGCAACGTCGGCGGCGCTCTCGTCTCCCCGCTGGCCGGCGCCTTCCTCGACCGCCGCGGCGCGCGCCTGCCGATAAGCGGCGGCGCCCTTGTGATGGGCGGCTCGCTTATCGCCATCGCCTTCACGCAGGCCCTCGGCTGGTTCTACATCTTCTACTTCCTCGGCCGGGCGACGGCCATCGGCGTAATCGATTTGGCGGTCGCGGTCGCCGTGTCGAACTGGTTCATCCGCAGGCGCGGCGTCGCCATGGGGATCGCACTTCTCGGCAACCGCGCCGGCATGGCGCTGCTGCCTCTGCTGGTGCAGCTTGTCGTTGTCTGGGCGGGATGGCGCCAGGCCTGGTTCGCACTCGGCATACTGGTGCTGTCCCTTACCGTGCTGCCGGCGCTCCGTTATCTGCGAAGGCGCCCTGAAGACATCGGCCTCCTGCCCGACGGCGACCCGCGGGAAACCGTCGCGCCTGAGGTGCCCGCGCTCGCGCCCGAAAACGATTGGACGCTGCCCCAGGCGGTGCGGACGCCCGCGTTCTGGTTCGTGACCCTCGCCACCTCGAACGTCTTCCTCATCAGCGGCGCCGTGAACCTGCACCAGATGCCCCATCTCGAAGACAAGGGGCTCAGCGCGACTCTAGCGGTGGGCGTCGTGGCCGTCTTCGCCGTGTTCGGCGGCGTGGGCGGGCTGATCGCGGGCATGCTGCGCGACCGGATCGGGAGCCGCTGGACGATGGCGCTCAGCCTCATAACCTCGGCTTCGGGGATCGTTCTGCTCATCCACGCCACGAACCCCTTCCTGGCCTACTTCTACGGCGTATGGTACGGCCTGTCTTTCGGGGTGATGGTGACGATGATGGGAGTCATCCACGCCGACTACTTCGGGCGCACTGCCCTGGGGAGGATCCGGGGCTTTGTGGCGCCGGTGAACATCGCCTTTAACGCCGCCGGCCCGCCTCTTGCCGGATGGGCGTTCGATGTCTCGGGCAGCTACGCCCCCGTCTTCTGGGCATTCGCGGCGCTGCTGCTCCTCGCCTTTCTCTGGATGGTCCTCGCCTCGCCGCCGAAGGCGCGCCCCTCTGTCGCGTCCGTTTGA